Sequence from the Nitrincola iocasae genome:
GGATCAGATAAAGCTGACGGCGTCTGACCGGCCAGTCACCTGAACGCCAGCGATTCTGTTTAAGGTCACGTCCAAGGGGTAGGGTGAAGCCGGTGATTTTACCTACGCCCTGCTCAAGAAGTGTGGCCAACCGACGGCGATTTTCATCACTATTCAGGTCTTCTTTGCTGAGATCAATATCCACGGGCTGTTTGCGTTCCAGCCACAGATAATAGTAAGCATCTTCATAGCAGGGGATCAAATGCTGCGCCTTCAACCCGAGGCGCATTGTCAGCAGGGTGGCAAATTGTCGGGCATCCTGAGCATCCAGTCGATAGTCTTTGTTGATATCGGCCAACCAGCGATCATCTTTCCAAATGGGCTTGCCATCCCGGCGCCAGTAGCAGGCCAGTGCCCAGCGTGGCAAAGATTCTCCAGGGTACCATTTACCTTGTTGGTAGTGGATCAGGCTGCTGGGTGCAAAGTGGGGGCGTAATCGCTGCAATAATACTTCGGCTAAACGACGTTTATTCGGCCCTTGTGCGGCAATGGTCCACTCTTCTGCATCCATATCATCGACGGAGACAAAGGTGGGTTCTCCTCCCATGGTTAGGCGCAGATCTTCCTGTTCCAGCACCCGGTCCACGCGCTCACCTAGCTGATCTATCGCTTGCCATTGCTCATCTGTATAGGGTTTGGTGACGCGAGGATCTTCATGGATACGAGTCACTGTCATAGCAAAGTCAAAGGTGACTTTGCAGGGCTCAGATGTACCAGTGATGGGGGCTGCACTGGAAGGTGTGGGGGTGGCGGCCAGTGGAATATGCCCTTCGCCGGCCAGCATGCCAGAGGTTGGATCAAGGCCTATCCATCCGGCACCGGGGATGTACACTTCGGTCCAGGCGTGCAGGTCGGTGAAGTCAGTTTCTGTTCCTGATGGGCCATCCAGCGCTTTGAGGTCGGCTTTTAACTGAATTAAGTAGCCGGACACAAAGCGTGCCGCAAGTCCAAGGTGGCGTAATACCTGGGCCATTAGCCAAGCTGAATCACGACAGGATCCCAGTGCTTTCTGCAAGGTTTCTTCAGCCGTTTGTACCCCCGGTTCCATACGGATAGTGTATTCAATATCCGTTGCCAGCTTCTGATTCAGTCCAACCAAAAAATCCACTACCGCAGTAGGTTCGGTTGAAATCTGTTTTACCCATTGGGTTAACAGGGGGCCTGATTCGCCGATTTCGAGGTAAGGACTGAGTTCCTTACGCAATTCCTCAGGATAACTGAACGGAAATAAGTTGGCATAATCTTCCAGAAAAAAATCGAATGGATTGATCACTGTCATGGGCGCAATCAGTTCTATATCCACTTGAAGGTGACGCACTTTCTCTGGAAATACCAGCCTGGCTGCATGGTTGCCGAAGGGGTCCTGTTGCCAGTTAAGAAAATATTCTCCCCCTGAAACCTTAAGTGAATAGGCATCAATCGGGGTGCGGCAATGAGGTGCAGGGCGCAGGCGGATCATATGAGGTGATAGGTGCACCGGTTTATCAAAGTCATATCGGGTGGTGTGCTTCAGTGCAACGCGAATCGTCATGATCTTTTACCCTGCTGAAAAGATAGGTTTTCAGAATCTATGATGGTTCATCAGCAACAGATATGCCAGATATAACCTGCCTGCGGATTAATAAGCTATACCTAAGTGACTGTAGAGCTTCGGCGGGAGCGGGTATACCTAAACACAGCACTATAGATGCTCTATTTGATGGCATTTTACGCACTATTTAAGTGCAATTGGCGCCTTTTAAGTGCATAACTGTTTAGCAGGATCTGTTCACTTCAGAGTAAAAAGCCTGATACCACAGAGCTGGTACAGCAATTGCAGATAAAACTCTATCGGTATGATGACAACAATGGATAACACGCTATGACAAAAGTGAACTGGCAAGAATATGCGTGCAAAGATTTTTACGATGAGTTGATTGCAGCACCGGGACAGCCTAGGGTCGAAGCACGGATGTTGTGTGATTACTTTGAGAAACTGGCATCCGCCGAATTGACCGAACACCGACACGCTGTTGATGTGGCTATTCAAACCATGGGGATCACCTTTACGGTGTATACCGAAGGCAGCATGATAGATCGTGCCTGGCCTTTTGATCCGGTGCCACGCATTATTCCCCGCACAGAATGGGAGAAAACAGCTGCTGGTCTGCGTCAGCGTGTTGAGGCGCTGAATCTGTTTATTGATGATCTTTATCATGACCAGCGCATTATCAAGGATGGTGTTCTCCCAGCCGAAGTATTGGCTCAGTCAGTGAATTTCAGGCCCCAGTGTGTGGGTGTTTCGCCACCGCATAATATCTGGGCACATATCTGTGGCTCAGATCTGGTCCGGGACAGCGACGGTACGCTCTATGTTCTGGAAGACAACCTGCGGGTGCCTTCGGGCGTGTCTTATATGCTGGAAAACCGCAACGTTATTAAACGGGTATTACCTGAAATGTTTGCCACAGGCCGTATCCAGCCAGTAGATGATTATACCGATCAACTATTTGATATGTTGGCGGCGATGTCGCCGCGCCCCGGTGATGAGCCGCAGATAGTGATTTTGACACCTGGTATCTACAACTCGGCCTACTATGAGCACTCCTACCTGGCACAGCAGATGGGGGTCGAGCTGGTCGAAGGCTCTGATCTTCTGGTCAGTGATGATGACTATGTTTACATGAAAACGGTTGATGGCCTGCAGCAGGTGGATGTTATTTACCGGCGTATCGATGATATGTTCCTGGACCCTGAGGTGTTCAATCCTGAATCTACCTTGGGAGTACCTGGGCTGATGCGAGCCTGGCGGGCAGGTAAGGTGGCGTTGGCTAACGCCCCGGGGGCGGGGGTGGCTGATGATAAAATCGTCTATGCCTTCGTGCCTCAGATCATTCGTTACTATCTGGATCAGGAGCCGTTGTTGCCTAACGTGCCTAGCTATCTATGCATGCTAGAAAAAGACCGGGAGTATGTCCTTAATAATCTGGATAAACTGGTGGTGAAACCTGCCAATGAGTCGGGTGGTTATGGCATGCTGATCGGTCCACATGCCAGCAAACGCGAACGCAAAGCCTTTGCTGAATTGATCAAGGCCGATCCGCGTAACTATATGGCGCAGCCCACATTGAAACTATCAACGGCACCGACACTCTGCGGTAATGCCATGGAGCCTCGCCATATCGATTTGCGTCCCTTTATCTTGTCTGGCGGTGATTCGACTTATGTGACCATGGGGGGGTTGACTCGTGTGGCCATGACCAAAGGGTCGCTGGTGGTGAATTCGTCGCAAGGCGGGGGTAGTAAAGACACCTGGATTGTCGATGTGAGGGAGGGCTAGGTCATGTTATCTAGAGTTGCTGAAAATGTGTATTGGTTGGCCCGCTATCTTGAGCGTGCAGAAGATACGGCGCGTCTGATCAGTGTTAATAGCCATTTGTTGTTGGATTTCCCCCGTGCTAATCGTCTGGGATGGGCTACCTTGGTGACCATTACTGGCAGTGAAGACATATTTGAAAAGTATTATTCGGAGCAGGATGAAGCCAGTGTATTGAGCTTTTTGTGTGGTGATCGCCGCTACAGCGGATCAATTATTTCATCGCTGGCTGCGGCGCGGGAAAATCTCAGAACTACGCGGGATGTCATGCCCCGGCGTATCTGGGAGGAAGTCAATCAGCTTTATTTAACGATCAGTAGTCAGGTGGAGTCCGGCATCACTTCGCGTAATCGTGATACCTTTTTGAATCGTGTCATTCGCAGTTGTGAAGCGGTCAATGGCATGATCGCGGGAACACTCAGCTATACCCAGACACGCACTTTTCTGATGTTGGGTCGGCAGATCGAACGCGCCGATATGACAACGAGAATAATCGATGTACGCTCCGCTAACTTGTTGCCGCGCAATTCGGATGATTTTACCCCGTTTGAGACCCTGCAGTGGGTTAGTGTGCTGAAGTCGTTGACCGGCTTCCAGATGTACCGGCAGCATGTGCGTCTGCGAGTGCGCGGACCGGATGTGTTGCGCTTTCTGCTACAGGATCAGCGCTTCCCTCGAGCGGTGGCGTGTTGCTTCACTCGTATCAGTCGTGAGTTGGATACTTTGCCAGGTGGTGCTAATGCCATTGCAGCAGCAGAGCACTGTTTGCAGCACCTTACCCAGGCCGATGTTTCTTTGCTGGCGTCTGAACCTGAGAGTTTGCATGCATTTATTGATGATATTCAGGTCGATATCAGCCAGTTGCATAATCAAATAGCGGACACCTGGTTTCGTTTGGTTGAGGAAAGCCGGGTGCTGGCTAAACTCACACAGTTACAAACAAGCTAATTTATTGAAAATAGTAAAGAAAAAAGCAGGCCGAGGCCTGCTTTTTGTTTTCAATGATCAACGCCGCTGAATAAATGTTCTTCCTGCGGTAAATGCAGCAATTAACAGGATGGATCCCAGAGCTGGGACCAGGTAGCCATCAATTTGCGGAATTGTTCTCAGGAAGACAAAGGCTACAGCAGTAGGTGCGACAAAACGCACCAGGAACTGCC
This genomic interval carries:
- a CDS encoding circularly permuted type 2 ATP-grasp protein, which codes for MTKVNWQEYACKDFYDELIAAPGQPRVEARMLCDYFEKLASAELTEHRHAVDVAIQTMGITFTVYTEGSMIDRAWPFDPVPRIIPRTEWEKTAAGLRQRVEALNLFIDDLYHDQRIIKDGVLPAEVLAQSVNFRPQCVGVSPPHNIWAHICGSDLVRDSDGTLYVLEDNLRVPSGVSYMLENRNVIKRVLPEMFATGRIQPVDDYTDQLFDMLAAMSPRPGDEPQIVILTPGIYNSAYYEHSYLAQQMGVELVEGSDLLVSDDDYVYMKTVDGLQQVDVIYRRIDDMFLDPEVFNPESTLGVPGLMRAWRAGKVALANAPGAGVADDKIVYAFVPQIIRYYLDQEPLLPNVPSYLCMLEKDREYVLNNLDKLVVKPANESGGYGMLIGPHASKRERKAFAELIKADPRNYMAQPTLKLSTAPTLCGNAMEPRHIDLRPFILSGGDSTYVTMGGLTRVAMTKGSLVVNSSQGGGSKDTWIVDVREG
- a CDS encoding alpha-E domain-containing protein → MLSRVAENVYWLARYLERAEDTARLISVNSHLLLDFPRANRLGWATLVTITGSEDIFEKYYSEQDEASVLSFLCGDRRYSGSIISSLAAARENLRTTRDVMPRRIWEEVNQLYLTISSQVESGITSRNRDTFLNRVIRSCEAVNGMIAGTLSYTQTRTFLMLGRQIERADMTTRIIDVRSANLLPRNSDDFTPFETLQWVSVLKSLTGFQMYRQHVRLRVRGPDVLRFLLQDQRFPRAVACCFTRISRELDTLPGGANAIAAAEHCLQHLTQADVSLLASEPESLHAFIDDIQVDISQLHNQIADTWFRLVEESRVLAKLTQLQTS